Proteins encoded together in one Alteribacter keqinensis window:
- the ileS gene encoding isoleucine--tRNA ligase, with amino-acid sequence MNYKETLLMPKTAFPMRGNLPNREPGIQEKWESENLYEQVQKRTQGRPLFVLHDGPPYANGDIHMGHALNKVLKDFIVRYKSMTGFNAPYVPGWDTHGLPIETALTKKGKVKRKELSVAEFRQKCEEYAIGQVDSQREQFKRLGVRGDWDNPYITLTHDYEAQQIKVFGEMAKKGYIYKGKKPVYWSPSSESALAEAEIEYEDKRSPSIYVAFDVKDGKGVLEQGENLMIWTTTPWTIPANLGIAVHPELDYAVVNAGGAKYVVAQGLLESLTEAIGWEDVTVERTMKGATLENVVAQHPLYDRESLVILGDHVTLDAGTGCVHTAPGHGEDDYIVGQKYGLDVLCPVDDKGVMTEEAPGFEGLFYDAANKPITEKLDEAGALVHLSFMTHSYPHDWRTKKPVIFRATAQWFASIKDFREDLLREVNNVEWLPKWGETRLYNMVRDRGDWCISRQRAWGVPIPIFYGENSEPIITDETIDHVSALFREHGSNIWFEWDTKDLLPEGFTSEHSPNGEFTKEMDIMDVWFDSGSSHQSVLVERPELQRPADVYLEGSDQYRGWFNSSLSTSVAITGKAPYKAVISHGFTLDGEGRKMSKSVGNVVIPNKVMNQLGADILRLWVASVDYQSDVRVSDNILKQVAEVYRKIRNTFRFLLGNLHDFDPARHTVAEGDLSELDRYMLVKLNDLVKDVRGAYDSYQFAQVYHKVHNFCTIDLSSFYMDIAKDTLYIKHADDPSRRGIQTVMYEVLVSLLKLLSPILSHTTDEAWEELPQKEAANVQLTDMPEVKEYANAGELTKKWDRFMELRDDVLKALEEARSEKVIGKSLTAHVRVFAEGDDYVLLKELPNLDKLLIASEVSLEEGSAPAEAKSYENVSVVVSPAEGETCERCWVVSKTIGSSEKHPGLCSSCAETVENHYV; translated from the coding sequence ATGAACTACAAAGAAACCCTTCTTATGCCGAAAACGGCGTTTCCTATGCGTGGCAACCTGCCTAACCGCGAGCCGGGCATTCAGGAAAAATGGGAATCAGAAAATCTTTACGAGCAAGTCCAGAAACGTACACAAGGACGTCCGTTGTTTGTTTTACATGACGGACCTCCATATGCGAACGGCGATATTCACATGGGCCATGCCTTAAACAAAGTATTAAAAGACTTTATCGTCCGCTATAAATCCATGACAGGGTTTAACGCGCCGTATGTTCCCGGATGGGATACACACGGTCTTCCGATTGAAACGGCTCTCACGAAAAAAGGAAAAGTAAAGCGTAAGGAATTGAGCGTTGCAGAATTCCGGCAGAAGTGTGAAGAGTATGCAATCGGTCAGGTTGACAGCCAGCGTGAACAGTTTAAGCGCCTCGGGGTACGCGGTGACTGGGATAACCCTTATATTACCCTGACTCACGATTATGAAGCCCAGCAGATTAAGGTATTTGGAGAAATGGCGAAGAAGGGTTATATCTATAAAGGCAAAAAGCCGGTTTATTGGAGCCCGTCATCCGAATCAGCCCTGGCTGAAGCAGAAATCGAGTACGAAGACAAACGTTCTCCGTCCATCTACGTTGCATTTGATGTGAAAGACGGAAAAGGCGTTTTGGAACAAGGGGAAAATCTCATGATCTGGACGACTACTCCGTGGACGATTCCTGCCAACCTGGGAATTGCGGTTCATCCAGAGCTTGATTACGCAGTTGTAAATGCAGGAGGAGCGAAGTACGTTGTTGCCCAGGGTCTCCTGGAAAGCCTTACAGAAGCGATTGGCTGGGAAGACGTGACCGTTGAGCGCACGATGAAAGGGGCAACTCTTGAGAATGTCGTGGCACAGCACCCATTATACGATCGTGAAAGCCTTGTGATTTTAGGTGACCATGTTACTCTCGATGCCGGTACAGGGTGTGTACACACTGCACCAGGCCACGGAGAAGACGACTACATCGTCGGACAGAAATACGGACTGGACGTTCTTTGTCCAGTTGATGATAAAGGAGTTATGACAGAGGAAGCACCGGGCTTTGAAGGTCTTTTCTATGATGCGGCCAACAAACCGATCACAGAAAAACTTGATGAAGCAGGGGCACTTGTACACCTTTCCTTTATGACACACTCATACCCCCATGACTGGCGTACGAAAAAACCGGTTATTTTCCGAGCGACCGCTCAATGGTTTGCGTCCATTAAAGACTTCCGTGAAGACCTTCTCCGTGAAGTGAACAACGTGGAGTGGCTGCCGAAATGGGGCGAAACGCGCCTTTACAACATGGTACGTGACCGAGGTGACTGGTGTATTTCCCGTCAGCGTGCGTGGGGCGTACCGATCCCGATCTTTTACGGAGAAAACAGCGAACCGATCATCACTGATGAAACAATTGATCATGTAAGTGCGTTGTTCCGTGAACACGGTTCAAACATCTGGTTTGAATGGGATACAAAAGACCTTCTGCCCGAAGGTTTTACGTCTGAGCACAGCCCGAACGGTGAATTTACGAAAGAAATGGACATCATGGATGTATGGTTTGATTCCGGATCGTCCCACCAGAGTGTACTCGTAGAGCGTCCTGAACTTCAGCGTCCGGCTGATGTTTATCTTGAAGGATCCGACCAGTACCGCGGATGGTTTAACTCATCCCTTTCTACTTCTGTTGCTATTACCGGTAAAGCGCCGTACAAAGCTGTTATCAGTCACGGATTTACCCTTGACGGTGAAGGACGCAAGATGAGTAAAAGTGTCGGTAACGTTGTGATCCCGAATAAAGTAATGAACCAGCTCGGTGCAGATATTCTAAGGCTTTGGGTTGCAAGCGTTGACTACCAGTCTGACGTAAGAGTATCCGACAACATTCTGAAACAGGTAGCTGAAGTGTACCGTAAGATCCGTAACACGTTCCGTTTCCTGCTTGGCAACCTGCACGACTTTGATCCGGCCCGCCATACTGTGGCTGAAGGTGATTTGAGCGAACTTGACCGTTATATGCTCGTAAAGCTTAATGACCTTGTCAAAGACGTAAGAGGAGCTTATGACAGCTACCAGTTCGCACAGGTGTACCACAAAGTTCATAACTTCTGTACCATCGACCTGAGCTCGTTTTATATGGATATTGCTAAAGATACCCTTTATATCAAGCATGCAGATGATCCGTCCCGCCGCGGCATTCAGACGGTTATGTATGAAGTGCTCGTAAGCCTGTTGAAGCTTCTGAGCCCGATCCTGAGCCATACAACAGATGAGGCGTGGGAAGAGCTTCCGCAAAAAGAAGCAGCCAACGTCCAGCTTACAGATATGCCTGAGGTTAAGGAGTATGCCAATGCAGGTGAACTTACGAAGAAGTGGGACCGCTTCATGGAACTCCGCGATGACGTTCTGAAGGCTCTTGAAGAAGCACGAAGCGAAAAAGTAATCGGAAAATCCCTTACAGCACATGTAAGAGTGTTTGCTGAAGGTGACGATTATGTTTTACTGAAAGAATTGCCTAACCTTGATAAGCTTCTGATCGCATCAGAAGTGAGCCTTGAAGAAGGCAGTGCGCCTGCCGAAGCAAAGTCATACGAAAACGTCAGTGTTGTTGTCTCTCCTGCTGAAGGGGAAACATGTGAACGATGCTGGGTTGTAAGTAAGACTATCGGGTCCAGTGAAAAGCACCCGGGCCTTTGCTCAAGCTGTGCTGAAACTGTAGAAAATCACTACGTATAA
- a CDS encoding DivIVA domain-containing protein: MPLTPLDIHNKEFTRGFRGYDEDEVNEFLDQVIKDYEMVIREKKELFDKVSDLEERLDHFSNLETTLNKSIFVAQETAEEVKRSADKEAKLIIKEAEKNADRIINESLAKSRKIALEIEELKKQSKVYRTRFKMLLEAQLEMLTGDEWDDLGRGVEEADEAYENAKG, encoded by the coding sequence ATGCCGCTAACGCCGCTCGATATTCATAATAAAGAATTTACCCGTGGATTCCGGGGGTATGACGAAGACGAAGTGAACGAATTTTTAGATCAGGTAATCAAAGACTATGAAATGGTGATTCGGGAAAAGAAAGAACTTTTTGATAAAGTAAGTGACCTTGAGGAAAGGCTTGACCACTTCTCCAACCTGGAAACAACGCTGAACAAATCGATTTTCGTTGCTCAGGAAACAGCAGAAGAAGTTAAACGAAGCGCTGATAAAGAAGCAAAGCTGATCATCAAGGAAGCGGAAAAGAATGCAGACCGCATCATTAATGAGTCTTTAGCAAAATCCCGAAAAATCGCTCTCGAAATTGAAGAGCTTAAAAAACAGTCCAAAGTCTACCGTACCCGTTTTAAGATGCTTCTCGAAGCGCAGCTTGAAATGCTTACTGGAGATGAGTGGGATGATCTCGGCCGCGGAGTGGAAGAAGCAGACGAGGCCTATGAGAACGCAAAAGGCTGA